The window AAAGAAAATATAAAATAATAGGGTTGATTTCCTAATTGGGAATCTTGAGAGAAATTTTTGCCATCCCTAACAAAAAAATTATTTTTATAAAAGCAAAAACGAAACATAAGGCATGGGGGTGGGAAGTATGTTAGTTAATAGTTGGTAATTAGTAATTAGCGGGAAACTATTCTCTCTTTTTCTTTTTTAGATTATACCATATTTTCATTATTTTTTACAAACATCAAGTTGTGGATAACTCAATTTTAAAAATAAAATAACAAAATAAAATAAAATTGTTCTAAAAAAAGTTTTTTATAGCTATTTTTAGAAATAAATAAAATACAGGGAGATAAATCCTGTATTTTATAATTTTTATGTTATTTCCCGCCTGCCGGCAGGCGGGCATTGTTTTTTATATTATTTTATTTTTATATTTTCAAGCTTATTTAAGCTATTTTTCCCACTTTTCTATATATTGCCCAAGGCCGTGTTCGTTTAATTTATTCATTAATTTTCTTTTAGAGTATGAGAAAGCTATCAGGGATTCCAAATTGATTAAATAGCGGTTGCCAATAATTTTATACCTTAAATGGCCGGACTTTATGGCCCGCCTGATGGTTTTTGTCTGCACTCCGCCCAATTTGGCCGCTTCAGAAACGGAAAGCCAGAGAGGATTTTTTATGTTTTTTTCTGTAAGGGGTGGATACTTATTGTTTTGATTCTTTTTTTCTGATTTTTTAATGTTTTCAACAAAGTCGGTTTTAATTGGCTGGACGCGTGTCT is drawn from Patescibacteria group bacterium and contains these coding sequences:
- a CDS encoding helix-turn-helix domain-containing protein, yielding MLKKYKTRVQPIKTDFVENIKKSEKKNQNNKYPPLTEKNIKNPLWLSVSEAAKLGGVQTKTIRRAIKSGHLRYKIIGNRYLINLESLIAFSYSKRKLMNKLNEHGLGQYIEKWEK